GCTCTGCCTGTAAGAAACTGGTAGAGGGATACTATTTGACTTTTAGAACTTGCGCTTATAATGAGTCAGGCCGATTAATAAGACACCGTAAGGCCACATTAAATTTCGTTAAATTCCTAAAACCCAACCCACCGTCCAATTTTAATTCGTACATTTTATCCCAGCTACACCAATGAATTCTTTTGCACGCATGCCTTTTCTATCACCAATACCTAGCAATTATAGCTTCCGTTTCTCCATATAAAGTTTTTGGTAAAAGAAAGTACATCATGGAATAAGTAGGGATCACTTGCAAAACCGATTTAATAAAGACTTTCTTACCCCCTTGTGATAAGAACCACAAACTCCATCTATTAATTTTCAGTCGAATTCAATCCTTTAAACTTTGAAAGGAGGCCTTCTTTTTCTTACTTACCAAATTAGGAAGATAAGATATTTCTCAACATCATTCGAGCTCCTCACCCCCAACAATCTCGTAAAAAAATGTCTGTTAGCCTCCAAAGTATTAGTACTAAAAAATACTATGGATTTTTCAAAGTTCACACACTATCCAGAACACAACTCTCCTTTATCTTCTGAGCTCCCAAGACAGTTGATAAAcacactaatttacataattcttgtgtttaatttggtttatttctgaattaatccttgcttaattggtgttttttatgatttaattttgtcagaGATGCAATTGGTCAAAAACAAGCAAAAAGAAaccaaattgaaagacaaatTATTGAGTTAGGGCCAAATCATAAATATGGGAAGGCCAAggatttaacatcaattttgagtttgtaaaaatctaaaaatagaagatattattttatttagttttattatttatttatttttatttttattttattaacttagaataggctatttttagtaaccctatgtatataaataggggtttTTAGTTTCCTAAAAAAATCATCCTTTAATTTGTATTCCTTCTTCTACTTGGAATAGAATTACTCTCTCTCTTGtatttcctttttcaatttggagttggaatatgatttcttttctcttcaatttgacGTTGCATTTTGTAGCTTTGTCtccaatttttatttcttttctacaATTGGGTCAATTGCTATCCAAGTCCCTTTtcttttccaaaattccatcatcCTTCACACAAAGCCAAAACGCAATCCATAACCTTCaagcatgattaaattcatgccacACTAAACTCCTTTCAGTTTTAAGTTGGTGTTAACCACGTCAAAAAAACCCGTGAGTTACGAACCCGAGCTATTTAACTCCCAACTttcgatatttattatttttccgGATTAAGAGTATGACTTCGTCAACTCACAAAGTCAAGACAACACTAAGTCAAAAAGGACGTCGTTTGAGTTAGTGTGGCTAGACGTACAGTTGGAATTCCGAAAGGATCGATTGTCTAATTGGTCTTCCGTGAACACATTGGCGTGCCAAGTGGAGATTGTTGTTTGGTTCCGTCAAGGGAAGAAGTAACCGGATTTAAATGTCCCAAATGTTTGAGGGCATTGGTTCGAGCTAGGCTCTTCTAGAATGCAAAGCTGCCGGAGTTCTAAATCACAAATGTTTTGTAGGTTGTTCGATCGGTAAAGGTTAGTTATAGAACGTTCCATCACTAATTTACACAAGGAAGAGTTGGTGTCCGATGCGTCCTTGGTAGCTATAACTCGCTTATCGGAAAAGAGTAGTTCACCTAATTTCGAGGATCGGGTCAAAGACAGAAAAAACCCGTACTTAAGGTTGAGCTAAGTTTAATTGATTTTTCTTCAGATTACTTCGTTGttttttatttaatcttttactttttacgttttttttgtgtttatttcaggtttcatattttatccccCCAAACATCGCGGGCACGATAACTATCCAGACATAAATCTGATCGAGAGATAAACAATTTTCAATAAACCAGTCTCTATGGGATCGACCCTACTCCCTATACTGTTTTAATTtgcaaattaggtgtaggtttataTTGGTGGAATCGACAGCCGTCAGTTTTGGCGCCGTTGACGGGGACTGGCAACACTTACAATTGTTTAAATCGTCTTCATGACCAGATCTTCATCAGTAGATCTCGAATACGACCCAGAGATCGAGAAATCGGTGTGAGCACTACGAAAAGAGACAGAAGCTCTTAAACGTACAAGTAAAGCAGGAGTTGAGCTAGGACAAGGGATACTAGAATCCGACGTTGAAAAGTTGAGCGAAGTAATTCGTGCAGAGGCAATTCGACGTGGGAAACGAGTCGAAGAGGTTGAACCTGAGACCGAACCACTCTTTGAAACAAAAGGCAACTCGGTGAATCAGAAAGGATGGCAAATCGAACCATTCGTCAACTAGCCGCTGCTCCCAACGAGCAAACATCGTTATGCATCAACTATCCAACCGGAGGAACCCCTTTCGAATTGAAGTCGGGCTTGATTCACCTTTTGCCCACTTTTCGAGGCTTGAAGAACGAAAATCCACACACTCACTTGAGAGAATTCCACATGGTCTGCTCAAACATAAAACCCCAGGGAGTACCTGAAGATGAAATCAAACTTCgggccttttttttttctttagttgATACAGCAAAAGAATTGTTATTTTACTTACCCCCCGATTTTATCATAACGTGGGATGACTTATCTCGTGTATTTCTTGACAGATTCTTCCCAGCGTCACGAGCAGCTAAGCTTAGGAGGGACATAGTGGGAATTCACCAAATAGAAAGTAAATTGCTCTACGACTATTGGGAATGATACAAAAAACTGTGTGCAAGTTGTCCTCAACATAGGTTGACCGAACAATCACTTCTTCAATATTTCTACGAGGGTTTGCTCCCTATGGAAATGAAGATGATTGACGCTGCTAGTGGAGGGGCGCTTGTCAATATGACCCCTCAAAGGGCAAGAGAACTAATATCCACCATGACGGTAAATTCTCAACAGTATCGGCCGAATTTGGAACCGACAAGACTGGTTAATGGGATAAACGTTTCATCTTTAGAAGATTAATTGGATAAGCTTACGAATGTTATTCAATCTTTGCTTACAGAAAAGAAGAGTCTGACCCAACTATGTGGAATTTGTACTACGTCTGAACACACGACAGATTTGTGTCCAATCCTTAACGACAATTCAACGGCACATGTTGATGCTGTCGGAGATTTTCTGGGACCTCCGCAAAGATGCTATGATCTTTTTTCCAACACCTACAATCTCGGATGGAAGGATCATCCCAACCTGAATTACAGAGTTAATCCCGATATAATCCATCATACTAACCGAGGCCTCTACAACCACTATAACAACACAAACCGAGCACATCTCTAGAAGTTGTTGTGGAAAGACTTGCTGCTGATGCTGCAAAATATCAATAGAGGACAGACACATCAATACAAGAGTTAACTAATCAAGTTAGTAAACTCTCGATGGTAGTTAATCACTTGGAGTCTCAAGGAAAATTACCTTCCCAGACAGAGCCGAACCCTCGGCAGAATGCCAGTGCAATAACTCTTCGTAGCAGAAAGGTTCTAGAAACAGTTCCAGCCAAAAGTCATGGGCAAGACAAGGAACGGGAAAAGCAGATCTCTGATCCAACAGCCAGGCCAGAATCAGAAATTCAGAGACCAGTTGTGATGCCACCTCCCTTTCcaatgaggcttgtaaagaataagaaagagaaagaggaaaaagaaatccTCGAGACATTCAGGAAGGTGGAGGTAAATATTCATTTACTCGACGCTATCAAACAAATCCCTCGTTATGCAAAATTCCTTAAGGAGTTGTGTACTAGCAAAAGGAGGTTAATAGGTAACGAAAGAGTAAATGTAAGAGAAAATGTCTCCGCAGTACTGCAAAAGAAAGTTCCGCCCAAAAATAAGAACCAATGTATGTTTGCTATTTCCTGTGAGATAGGTAATGTAGGCATTAAGAAAGCCATGTGTAATTTAGGGGCttccattaatgttatgccttattctatttataaGCTGACTAACGCCGGTACTTTAAAAGAGACAAGAGTAATAATCCAGTTGGCGGACAGGTCAGTCGTCTATCCCGAAGTGCTACTTGAAGACGTCCTTATTAAAGTTAATGAATTAGTTTTCCCTTTAGATTTCTACATTATTAATATGGAAGATGATAATTCTACTAATTCGTCTGACATTTTGCTTGGAAGGCCGTTCCTAAGTACCGCAAGCGCAAAAACAGATGTTCGAAGCGGGACGCTGACCATGGAGTTTGATGGCGAAATCGTGAAATTCAATGTCTACGAGACCATGGGTCATCCTAACTCACTATTAAATATTTCTAGCATCGATATTTTAGATTGTTTAACTCAATCTTATTCTGAATATCATGACTTTGATGAGTTGGAAACTGTCCTTTATAGAAACATTGACATGAATGTTTTACATCATCTCGAGGAATTCACAATCATTGAAGATCCGTTGCAAGAAATTGTCAATCACTTGGAAACGCAACCTTCGTTGACAAACCAAGGTAACCAATTTGAACTATTATCTTCTCAAACTAAAATGTTGCCCTCGGTTTTGCAGCCACCGACCTTGGAGCTTAAAACATTACCGGACCACCTTAAGTACGTCTTTTTGGGAGAGAAAGACACATTACCGGTGCTAGTGTCAAACAAGTTAACCAAAGACGAGGAGGAAAGTCTAGTTCGAGTTCTGAGAAATTATAAGGAAGCTATTGGTTAGAAGATAGCCGACATAAAAGGGCTAAGTCCATCCACTTGTATGCACAAAACTTCCATCGAAGACAACACAAAACCAAAGAGAGATGCTCAAAGGTGCCTCAATCCACCCATGATGCAGGTAGTAAAGAAGGAGGTCCAGAAATTGTTAGATGCTGGAATGATATACCCTATTTCTGACAGTGATTGGGTTAGCCCGGTTCATGTCGTGCCCAAGAAAAGTGACGTGACAGTAGTGAGAAACCCGTTAGGTGAGCTGGTCCCTACACGAGTCCAGAATAAATGAAAGGTTTGCATCGATTACAGAAAGTTGAATGCAGCTACCCGAAAAGACCATTTTCCACTCCCATTCATCAATCAAATGCTCAAGCAATTAGCCGGTAAATCCTATTATTGTTGTCTCAATGGGTACTTAGGATTTTTTTCAGATTTCAATGGCTCCGAAGGATCAAGACAAAACGACTTTCATGTGTCCCTTCGGAACATTTGCGTATAGACGGATGCCGTTTGGACTCTGTAATGTTCCGGCCACCTTTCAAAGATGCATGGTGAGCATATTCTCTGATTACGTCTAGAAAATcattgaagtttttatggatgacttcaCGGTATACGGTAACTCTTTTAACGAATGTCTCAATAATCTTGCTAAGATATTGCAAAGATgcttagaatttaatcttgtttTAAATTATGAGAAATGTCATTTCATGGTTGACAAAGGATtaattttgggtcatatagtttcctCGAAAGGAATCGAGGTCGATAAGGCAAAAACGGATATTATTAACTCGTTACCTTACCCCTCATCAGTGAGGGAAGTTCGTTCGTTTCTTGGCCATACAGGATTTTACAGATGATTCATGAAAGATTTCTCAAAAAACGCGCGACCACTTTGCAGTCTGTTACAAAAGGATAAGGAATTTGAATTTGACCAGACTTGTAAAGACGCATTTGATGTGCTGAAGCAGAAATTGGTCTCTGCTCCCATAGTGCAACCACCAAATTGGAACTTCTTATTCGAAATCATATGTGATGCGAGTGACCAAAGTGTGGGAGCTGTTCTTAGCTAAAGAATAGGGAAAGAGCCTCATGTTATCTACTATGCTTCGAAGACTTTGGATGCTTCCCAAAGCAATTACACAACCACCGAGAAAGAATTATTAGCTGTTGTGTTTGCTTTAGATAAATTTAGATCTTGCCTATTGGGAACTAAGGTAATTATCTTTTTTGATCATGCAGCTTTGAAATATTTAATAGGGAAGAAGGAGGCAAAATCCCGACTGATCAGGTGGATTCTACTCCTACAAGAGTTCGATTTTGAAATCCGGGATAAAAAGGGAAGTGAAAACTTAGTAGCTGACCATCTGAGTCGATTACTGATTCTAGTAGACGACACACCATTGAACGACAACTTCCCAGATGAAAATCTGTTTTCAGCAAATGCAGTTTATCCTTGGTATGTAGACATAGTAAATTACCTCGTCACAGGTACTGTTCCTTCAGATTTACCAAGGTCTAAAAAAGATAAGATAAAAAAAGATGCGCGATATTACATTTGGGACGATCCTTACCTTTGAAAGCATTGCTCGGATCAGGTAATACGACGGTGTGTAGCAGAAACAGAGGTACAGTTTATCTTAATTTTTTGTCATTCTTATGCATACGGGAGGCATTTTGGACCTAAACGCACCACACAAAAAATTCTCGAATGTGGATTATTTTGGCCAAACATATTTCGTGATGCCTTTTTATTCTGCAAAACTTGTGAAAAATGCCAAAGAGTTGGCAACCTTAGTCGTCGAAATGAGATGCCTCTTACTCctatttatatttgtgaaattttttatGTGTGGAGCATCAACTTTATGGGTCCCTTCGTTTCTTCTTTCGATAATTTTTATATACTCTTAGCTATTGATTATGTCTCTAAGTGGATAAAGACGAAGGTCACTTGCAATGATAATGCTAAGACCGTAGTTGACTTTCTTAAAAGTTCTATTTTTTCCAGGTATAGCACTCCACGAGCATTAATTAGTGACAGAGGAACTCATTTTTGCAATAAGCTCGTAAGTGCACTTATGGAGAAATATGGAGTGACTCAACGAATTGCCACTGCTTACCATCCACAAACAAATGGGCAAGCCGAAATGTTAAATCGAGAGATCAAGTCTATTCTGGAAAAGACGGTTAAACCTAACAGGAAGGATTGGGGTTTGAGACTGAATGACGCACGTTGGGCTTATAGGACAGCTTACAAGGGACCAATAGGCATGTCATCTTACCGACTCATTTTCGGTAAACTGTGCCATCTTCCGGTCGAGTTAGAGCACAAGGCTTTTTGGGCAGTTAAGCAGTGTAATATGGAAATGGAGTCTACGGGAAAATCTCGAAAATCAGACATCCAAGAACTCGAGGAAATTAGGAACGATGCATATGAAAATGCTCGAGTTTATAAAGAAAAGACGAAGGCATTTCATGACAAGTTCATCACTAGAAAGCAGTTCTTAATAGGACAAAAGTTCTCCTATACGACTCCACCTTAAAAATTTTCGCTGGTAAGCTTCGATCCGAATGGATAGGACcatttattattactaatttattTTCGAATGGTGCAGTGGAAATTCAAAGTGAAGAGACACGAAAGCGCTTTAAAGTGAATGGTCAACGACTAAAACCCTTTTTCGAGAATTTTCAAACACACACAGTTGAAGAGATTGTTCTCGATGAGCCAAAAGTTTGAATAACAGGTCATCGAGCTAACGACATTAAACAAAAGCGCTTTTTAGGAGGCAAtccaaatttattttcatttattctcatttatttaatttttttagtttaagTAAATTAagatgtaaataaataaattaatttctatTTAACTCAGTCAATTTGATATTTTCAGGAACACTATGGAGGTcatgtaaaaaaaaagaaagacgaGTAGATGGAAGCGTGGGCATGACTTGCTAATTTGGTGAtagtgaaaaatatataaaaaaccaACATCCACTAAAATTCCTACCCAAACCCATTTACCCACATACCAAAATACCCAAAAACCAAGTCCAATTACCCATTTCCCTTGAACCCAATTACCAAATCACCTACCAACACCTACATCCATCAACCTAACCCAATTAAATCATCAACCCAAACCAATCAAACTACCCAAACCCAATACCCAAGATTGGCTCAATAACCAACACCTAACCCAATTACCCCACCCAACCTAAAATaacacaaataaaaaataaacaaaaataaaattttaaacaccCAAAATCCCTAATCTCCCAACAGCTTCTccattttcttcatcttctccaaAACCAAAACCTACAACCAACACCAAGCCATGTCGCCGACCACCACCGTCACAACCCATCGCCGACGTTGCGATCTTCGCCAAGGTTACACCGTCGCAAGGCCATCAACACCCTGCGCCACTGTCGACTGCCCCAACTCtacattttctttttccttttcctaTCCGTCACCGTCAAAACCGTCTTAAACGCCTATTTTTAACGCTACAACTGAGAACATGGTTCGAACTCGGAACCAAACGGCCGACAACTTCCCAATTTCACTCAATTAGAGTCGGCACCAATTCTCCGTTCCTCTTGTCATCGATATCGACGATGATGAACCTCCTCCACCATTTCCTATACGAATAACCCCACCAACAAGAACATAACGCCAACAACATTCGACTCCTGTCGAACCAGAACTTTCGGACAGCAGTTCCGATAGTCCCGAGAGGTCGACCCTTAACCCTCCATCTAATTTACCTTTATTGACATATCATGCAGGTAACTCGAACGAGGCTCAGACATCTCGTGACCACGTTAGGGCTCCTTCGACCACGAATGAACGTGTCGGTCAACGCCAAACACGATCGTCCACCACTCGAAGTCGTCGACAACAGACACGTAAACCAAAGACACCGCCAGACAGCAGTACTGACACTGCTGAAAATTCAAGTCAACCACCCTCGCCCAACAAATATGTTCTACCAACACGAAACAGTCAGCGTAATAGACGAGGTCGTGCCAACACCGTTCCCACTGAAAAAGATTACgaggatttttaaattttttgaccACAGAGCATCGCACATGATACGATGACATTCGACAATGCACACTCTCGGTCCGTAAACAAATTGATTTCACTACTCTTAATATGCTAAATATTCATGATACTGTGACTACTTATTTTGATGCTATTGGTTAGAGCTCTTTTGCAAACATATCCTGTGATGCATATTATGAGCTGATATATGAGTTTTACACCACATTTAGCTTCAATATTAGTGCATTACAGACTATTGAAACGCAAACCATTATCTGTTTTCGTCTGCCTGGAAATGACTTTCAAATGTCGATATCTGATTTTAATATTTCCATGGGTTTCGTTGACCCTGACAATATTCAATCCGAATCCTATCATACTGCTTTGTTAGACATTCCCAGCTACTTTAATGCTCAGGATGCCTACCGTGTGTTAACTAATTCTAATCAACTTTATAATCTGAAAACCACAAAAGACTTATTGGTGCATGAACCTGCCTTAAGATATATTCACCGATTTTTGGCATTTAGTTTTTCGGGACAAAACGATTCATCCGCTGTTTTAACGAAAATTGAATTGTTTTTCTTGTGGTGTATGCATTCCGGTTATAAAGTTAATTTAGGATATTAGTTTGCAAAAAAATTTCATGCTGTTTTACGTTGTAATCGTCCTTTAATACTTGGGTCGTATATCACGAACTTAACTTCTATACTTTTTCCCTCTGAAATCGATTTCTCCTCCTtgacatgtgcatatcatatggACAGCCAAGAT
This is a stretch of genomic DNA from Gossypium arboreum isolate Shixiya-1 chromosome 11, ASM2569848v2, whole genome shotgun sequence. It encodes these proteins:
- the LOC128279316 gene encoding uncharacterized protein LOC128279316: MVVNHLESQGKLPSQTEPNPRQNASAITLRSRKVLETVPAKSHGQDKEREKQISDPTARPESEIQRPVVMPPPFPMRLVKNKKEKEEKEILETFRKVEVNIHLLDAIKQIPRYAKFLKELCTSKRRLIGNERVNVRENVSAVLQKKVPPKNKNQCMFAISCEIGNVGIKKAMCNLGASINVMPYSIYKLTNAGTLKETRVIIQLADRSVVYPEVLLEDVLIKAVPKYRKRKNRCSKRDADHGV